A window of the Bacillus sp. A301a_S52 genome harbors these coding sequences:
- a CDS encoding holin, whose product METVLVLASLISPLVVAIIELIKKTTSFPKPFLPILSVIIGLLIGGLTYPLSELDLALRLWAGGIAGLAATGLFELGHCQVKLIKKQQSRQQSPD is encoded by the coding sequence ATGGAAACAGTTCTTGTCCTAGCCTCACTTATTTCCCCTCTTGTTGTTGCTATTATAGAATTAATAAAAAAAACGACGTCCTTTCCAAAGCCATTTTTACCAATTCTCTCAGTGATTATCGGTCTTCTAATAGGAGGATTAACTTATCCATTATCAGAGTTAGATCTGGCCTTAAGATTATGGGCTGGAGGAATTGCTGGACTTGCAGCCACTGGGTTATTTGAATTAGGTCATTGTCAGGTTAAGCTCATAAAGAAACAACAATCACGACAGCAGTCGCCAGATTAG